tactatgtggtgcagataaaggcaaaagaaagctggaccatccttgagttggagagcttaggagacgatatgtacatatgcggctgctcgaccaccacagtcgagggtttaaagagaaaCTAGTGTTAAAcattatttttccgcttaggcctgctggttgtaaatattttattgtaattaacctttaaattatattttgggatcccaatatatatagtaaatgttttagtgaagcGTTGtgttttaaccaaaatttttaatcctaaactgttaatcatacttagttatacgattatggctaaataactcgattagcgagtataATACTTTTTAAAATGTACACCGTAATAGTCCCTAGGTAATAGGGTGTTACATATTTCTTCAATATTTTAaatgttgcacaggtggaaatcACTATTGCATATTCTTAAATCTACTCCATTTTTGGAGTTAAAACTAATCTGTGATGAGGGAATTTTGTTTGCTAGTAGCTTTCGTTTCAAATTTTTGGTTGATTTACTCAAATACAAAATTTcgattattgaaaaaaaatattcagATCTGGGTTATATGAGTTGTACGAGGGAGATGAGGACAATGATGGTGAAAGTGAGTGAGAAGACGTGGAAGAGAAGAATAATTtgtatatttagtttttttttaattaattttaagatttaaatGTGATTTTGTTCATGATAATTGTAATAAGGTTGTTCGTAATTTGATAATCTGTATTCGATGAGATGTTTTGTTaccaattttgaaaaataaaatttgtatatgagtttatggtatttttgttttgttatttctaattatgttatttttattaattaaatatatttataaataataaaaaattaattaaaataataaaaatattataattaaagataATTGTGATACATATAATTATACGTCACCATTTTGATAAATATTATAAAGTATGGTTAATTAATTATGAGATACATCTATTATTGGAGACATCAAAATACCAAATAACACCCCCCTAATTATTTTCCAAAACTCTGTTCACGGATAAAAACttcaattattaattattatatatgtaaaaataaaacaattatagattttaaaaatataataatgacAAATTAACTGTATCCGTTCACGGACTTGGGAACTCGTCCGTAGTACAACCATGGCCTGGGTAGCTcctacttcatcttcttcttccgcCATAGCTGTTGCTTCCAAATTCACCTCAACCTGTCATAACCACCACCTATGCCCTCCTCGTCCCTCTTCTTTCTCCTCGTCCTTTCGTGTGCTCTGTCGAAGTGGATCATCCTCCCGCTCCTTACCCACCGGCCacctcaagttttctctccacgACGCTCTCGATTCTTCCGGAATTGAAACCTCCCATGCTAGGGTttgattcttcttcttattcttggCCATTCAATTCTCATCGCGTATGTACAACTTTATACTTATTTTTCTTAGTTTGATCATATAACAACAATCACAAATTTGATTTTGGCCTagcaaaaattgataattattgtAGTGTAGCGTTCAGATTCAATTGTCGAGATATTGATGATTAATTGTTGATTTTGAATTTTAATGTAGTTGGGAAGGATATAGGAGTATTACAAAATGCCTGAGAAAGATTAAAAAACAATCTTTTGTAGGAAACTTTCCTTTGTTTTTTCATATTTAGTTTTGAATGTAAATGCTTTTGATTGAAATTGTTGAATTTTGTGGGGATTGAGCAGGAAGCTAGGGAGGGATTTTGCTCACAGATTGAGAAGCTTTCTGGTATAGAGAGGGAAACCAGTATTAGTATCAATAGACATGTTGATTTGGGGAAAACAGCTCTTTATATAGCGGCAGAGGACGACTCTCTCGTGTCTCATTCCTCAGTTCCTCTTCCTGTTGATGCTTTCGTTGATAGATTGGACGATCTTTCAATGGGTTACTGCTCTCATTACAATTCATCATTCCGATCATCGCCCGAGAAGTTTTTGGACAGTTTGGAAAAATATTTGTATGACAAAAAGGTATTGGAGACAACACTGGTTCCTTCATATTTTCATGTTTCCTTTATTCTACGTGTTTACTACAATATGTATCTTTTCATAATGAATTTTGCAACCTTATAAGAGTATTCAACATGAAAATCTATTGCTTGTTATAGATTATGGAGCACTATTAAAGTGTCAATGAGATTGGTGCTCTTTCTGTGACACAAGCCTCGGCATTATCTAAAACAAGATATTAAATGGTTGTGAGGTTCTTTCCCTGGGGCTTATGTTAATCATGCATTCCGGTCTGCTAATACGGCAGCACACAGATTAGCAAAGCATTTCCTTAGGAGAGTAGCAATGACTTGGTTTGGTTGGAGGAAGTCCATCTTTCGATATTATCTGATTTAATTAATGATTTGAATAAATGAAAATCAGATGATATTTCCCTCGggaaaaaaaaggagaaagataaACTATAAGGGAAAAGGTTACATTTTATAATGTTTAGTCAAGATGTTTCCCCCTCATATTAGTTCTCTCTCTTGTTATCCgtgtttattttttcttcttaatATGATTTCTATTTCAGAATTTGTGGATTTTTTTTTACTTCATAAAATGGCTTCTATTTTCAGGGTTTCCGAAGAAGCAATGCAAGGTTTCAGTTAGAGCCGCGGTCCCTATATCTTCACTCTGTATGTATCTCTGATCCACACATGCTTTTACATGTTGTCTTTCTTAATCATTTCAAGAGGAACTACTTACTGTTACATGGTCATTGTTTTGAATATTTAATCCTATTGTTTGAACAGGTTTTGACACATCGTTCGGGCTCCTTGACAATACTTTCACTTATATATTCAGAGATTCTGAAGATGCTTCGGTTATGGGGCCTTTTGGATTTTGATGTGGAAATATTTTTCCCTCATGATTTTCATAATCTCCCTCGAGGTTACCATAAACTGAAAAGTAAGGAATCTGATCACTCACACGTATTGACGTCACAAGCCCTATTAGTGGaggtaatttcttttattttgctAAATGTCGTTTCTTGCATCTTTTATACAAATTATATGTTTGCAGAATGTGTGCTGAAGTTCTTAAACAAATTATTGAATGCTTGTTTTGTTGCTGGTTTTTTGTAAATACTATCcaaatttttcttctttttttcatgtTACTTTGCAGATCATCTCATGTATTGTAGGAGTGTCTGCTTGTCCTCTTACTTTTTCTAGTATTTTCTtcttctaattaaataataatagcCATCAGAGTTATGTCTTTACCTTCTATTGCAAGACCGAAGAATATCCTCCTTAGACTTCCTCTGTGGTGTATTTCGGGCATGTTGAAGTATTATCCTAACTTTATAATTGAGTTGGTTTTTACGTGCAGTAAAGTAGAACATCTCCTGTTTAGAAAATGGTATTCTTGTAAAATTGTATTGATGAGCCAGTTAGAAACACATTCTATCAACTTGATAGTGTATGTTGAATCGAAACTATTTAATTGTCTCACGAAGTTTATTTGTAGGCTGTAGTGTCTCCCATTGTTTGGGAGAAGAAATGTTAAACTCTGTAGGAAAGAGCTCTTTATTCTATATACAGTTTGAAAATTTCATTACTAGTATAGCCAAATCATTGATTATGTACAGAATGGAGTGAGTCTTTATGAGgtattacatttatatatatatttgaaacaAAACCTCTGCTTGTATTAATAATTAAGAGGTATAAGAATAAATCACGGTGAAGTTATTTGGTTCTGTAATAAAAGTTTTGAAGGCAATGCTAGAGAGGTTGTTGGGAATTGAGTGATTAGTGTTGAATTTTTTCCTGTTGAGAGGTATCTGGAAAACTTGACATTAACCTAGTTTTGGTATTTTTAATTATATCATTTAGATATCTGCTTGAATAAATAGTTCAGTATCAGCCTATTATCATTGGTACATGCTCAGTACATTTTAATCAGTCGCAATTTTGTGTTGCATATTTTACCATGTCTACAGATGTTGGAAAATTTGAAGGAAGCTTTCTGGCCATTTCAAGATGATCAGACAGGGACTTTATTCTTAAGAGCTGCACGTGCTGCTAACTGCATAGATAGACCAAACATTAATGAAGATAGGTAGTCCAATTATACAGGAACATGAAATGCACTTGAATTGATGAATAAATTTTTCTACTACTATACTCTCTTACTATTGTTTTCTCTCTCTGTTTGTTTTTTCCTTCTTTCGGGAAGATAGCTAGTAGGGGTGGGGAAGGGGTTTTTGTTAAGTCGCTTATGTTCTTTTTCTTCTGCAGTGGTTTTCGGCTTGCATCTGCTAAGGCTGCTCAACATAGACTAGAACGTGGCGTTTGGACCAGTGTACGGTTTGGGGATATGAGGCGAGCATTAGCTGGTTTGTATATATGGAGTCAGCCATTTTTTCATTGTAATCTAGAGAATGACAATGTGCAATATATTCATCGTGCTTTTATTGTCATGCCAAGCTCTCTAAAGTGAGATGTAACTTGCATTAGGACAATGCATTACATTTTTGTTTTTCTTGCATACATTCTTTCATACAActcattaatattattttacatcTTAATTATCGAAAGGAAAAGATAGAAAAGGATCTTTAATCATTCAACTTCCTCCTTTTTATACCTGAAAACAAGCATACAACCCATATCTTTTGACTTCAGTCCTCTTTATTCCGCTACTTTAAAAAGTTTGGCGCATTTgcatctttctttctttttcttctagttAAAGGAAATCATAACACAATCGCTCCGTATTATTAATTTGATTTGTCAATGTTACAGCTTGTGAACGTCTGATCCTCTTGGAAACCGATGAGAAGGAATTGAGAGATTATAGCATTCTTCTCTACCTCTGCGGGTTTTATGAGCAATCATTGGATTACCTAAAGTTATATCATGAATCTAAGGCAAGTTCTGTAATATATCAGCATGGTATTCTTTGAATCGTAAATATCTAGTTTACCAATGCTCATTCTAAAATTTGCAGGTTCCTTCTACACAAAAACAACAATCACCAGATCCATTGAGCAGTCTTGAGGAAGACGCAGTAAATAAATTGATGGTTCGCCTAAATCTCATTTCAATGGAGGAAGGTTGGAGCAAGCCATCATTTGCTAGGAATTTTTTAGGTAATAACTCCGAACCATGGTAGTTTTCCTGTAAACTTGACTTGACACAAAAGGGTTGAACTTCATTTTATGGCCTGATAGCTCTCTTACAAAGTAGAAGAATGTATCATGCCTGAGATTTATTGTCTAGAATTAGTGTTTCTGCTCTTCCATTGTTGAAACTACGTACCATAGTAGCCAGTATAAATGTTAGATTGAAGTCAATTTAAGGAGTATGAGTTGTGGAAATCGAAGAGcgaaatacatattttcctagtGGCGTCATACTGTTAATATGCATGAGGTCATTGTATTGAATATAATGTATCCTGTATgtaatttgtttttaattaaGGTACATCTTCTTTCATCTTAGTAAGATACTCGAGAAGAAATCATTCGGGTACCGGCACTTATATGAAATAGATAATATATTTAGATCattgagccttgtatttatatttgattattatagtttttctttttaatttgaatttgtgttgttattattattattgttgaggGAATTGATCCTATGAGGGTGGGACTTTGTTTGTCTAATATGTATATAGGTGTTCAATTTAGTGTTTATTTTTTAGAATACGGAAAGAGTAAACATGTAATGTCATGTGCTTTATAGAGAGATAAAAATGGAATATTGTATGTTGCAGAGTAGAAATTTAACGAGGAATGATGACACTCCCAATTTACACAGTATGATGTGTCATTGATTATAATCACACAATTTAAAGTGAGGGACCCATCGAAAAATATTAAATGGTTGATATTTGTGACAAGTGTAAATTGGGAGTGTGTCAATAATTACTCGAATTTAATATACTTGAAATTAAATATAAGATTTTAAATTGTAAAACTTGTTTTATGGAGTGATTTTTGAATACGATGTGTAATTTATAATACAACCTACTGAGTATAAAGTGAAATATTGTACCAAACAGTCTGTTGAAGGGATTTGATGAAATACTATATAGTGTTGCATCATGAAATTTGTTATTGATGAAAAAACGAGTAGCATCTCACACAATTGTTTTGCCCAGATAAGTCATTGGGATAGAATAACATTGCCATATCCAACttattataaaataaacaaataaatgacGTACAGTGAGGTTAAATTAGATCAATTCTAAATTACAACATGTTTACTACAAAAGGACAAGGATGTacttttattggttttaaagaaACACTTCAATAAATTTACTACAAAAGGAGAAGGTTGTAATTATGATTagatatatttttaaatcaagtTATTCCTATTTAGTGATTTATAAgaagacaaaatattttaaataaataatatagcaTCAAGTTATAATTCAATTACTAAATATTTTTAGTCAATTATTGAATTAATGATAATTATTCAATGGTTAAAACTAATATAACCATATATGAGTATATATTTGACGTAACTATTAAGTATTCGAATATACATTTATGCTAGATGCAAGCAGTAACGctttggataaccaagaccgttacactgtgtgtttacaaatgtgcaagacttgttaatcaagttattttagttagaaacgtattacagaaactacagttgaactagggttgaaGGATTtaggtctcaaaagtttcacttcttataatcaaatatttttgcatgggatcccaaaagttgtagcgttaaaagacactttacaaaatttcaggacaatagtacagttactagccactctaagggcaaaacaaataGTTAGGCTTTTCTCGTCATGTACCATACCTCGGCCGTTGCGGCCgatcagctaactatgtacattcagccccaaagctctccatctcaggactggttcACTTTGcacttgcctttacctacaccacatagcacccgtgagccaaggcccagcaagaaaccagataacaaagcataatcataaagcaatcaatttgcaaatcaacaatcaaGCAACTCATAATACTtagccatatactcaacaatccatagagttcatataaatagatattcagcataccaaactcATCGTTATTGCACCTAatcagctaaactttgtacctggccagtagatcactcttttttcttgtgaagacaattgttgcttagtgaCTTTGATATTCTTCTCGTACAACCGAGctattggcatttatactttacttttctttgctaacttgaaacattctaagttcttttagacttaaaaagttataagtttttttgtgaatagtaaagtcactctgaagtatgccttatattttcgcatgagtacttagttttctaacttagaaattctagacatttcataagtccatactaagtatattttctcacactcttattgctctaacattttatgagcgtaatgtttattgtcacacgaatatctgctcctaacttgaaattttgaaaaattccacgttatttaagctttgtcaaacaagttagcttaatggccttctttgacttcaaaattttacaagtcagcctaaaaacaaatgtttactcgtgctcttattgcctgtgttaaattatataccagcataccccatgtgccctcCAATCGATCAAGGGTTGAAAGActcttagtcacttgctacttgaccgcatctgttcgagcagttaatcactcgtgaaacacatagaatatatggaaaatattcgagcagttgaacactacttgaatgtatcgaccagttgaacactgtccgatctTATCGACTAGTTGAACATTGTttggataattaacacacatgcacatttgtagcaagaatcgaccacgttgcgtgtagtctcttttattactcgtaaattaaaaaggacaaaacatgtctaataacgagtcttaaacaacaaaaattgttcaaaaatagctaATTgttcagcaaataaccagctcataaaccaaatttaaatagcaagttaaacaacttgaaattaaactaccactctgaaagcggtatttagtgataatatatcctctgATTCTCGCCGCACCAATGGTTTATGATCCTAGCACCcccgctcagcatacttctccctTGCTTCATTGCTATCCTCAgctaagtgtggacctccacatatagtgtctaaggtaaagtccacaggtccgggctgcaagggtggagatctttgtcgtttgaacccaggattgctgctgccttcttctccttggggtgtctctgctcggtactttctcaacttgcccgaccggagaagaaattctatctcgtccttgaggtgattgcattcattcgtgtcgtgaccataatctccatggaaacgacaaaacttatttatatctctcttcctcatctctttcctgatgggtggaggtttcttgtagggaacctcttcatgactagcaagatatatttccgctcggctgaccgagagagtggtgtaattagtgaactgaggctcatattTGGTTGGCTTTttatttgaactcaactttgctttctttttcaCATGGTGGTCAGAcgcgttatttccacgtttctttccaccatccttaggagggtcagttgatccgcccggattgtttatgccattctcctctttctcgattgcatcatctaatttcatatacttgtctgctcggtcaagaaatttttgaagtgttgaaattggatttctatgtatgctatcccacaaagggctctgataagttatcccaacagatatggcaaccatcttcccctcctctcctacagcagttgctctattggcttctctcatgaatctctgtatataattctttaaagactcatcttttccttgtttgatatctgccaagtggttggcataaactggtggagtctgggcagtgttgaattgtctacaaaactccttcctgaatgcttcccaagaggtaatggagttcggcttaaacttccaataccattcctgggcggtatctgacaaagtagtcgggaaaactctacaccgataatcgtcacttactccgagcaattccatctagtcctcaaacttcccaacatgtctaatgggatatgccttttctgtatatactggcagaactggtgctttatattttgccggtggctgggctgctctaatccaggcacaaaatgggctgccactccggtggtctatcgcgtccatcccggaaggtcgttttgacaaaccttgcactgcaaccgttagcacgtcaagctgggcttggatggctagtGCAACTGAcaaagttccaagatcttgaccgcctggtcgggcattaccatatggtgcactgtcgtcaagtgtTTCTACTTGACTGACAGGGCgattcagattttgcccttcaactgggacggtcctcctcttgttggtgataatgtccctcagatccttctgggAAGCATGCTCTTCTGCCCaatcgaacaccgtacttttcaatttttcagagggcttactacgcgagACTTGCTCTCTCTTACTACGTTGCTGGCCGGGGTGCAGCGAaggcttttcggtacgtcccggGAAGTcttctcctccttgtgggttgttgtcttctttatcctttgactggtcggtgtgatgattatcagcctcatcacgaccatgcccatctttgaactgtgaagtcctcttatctcgaggagttctggtctgatcctgcctgggtggaaccttcttactacccgatcggtgacttcctgatcttgaagtttctgatcggtggctcctagagggggttctagagttctccctttgcgtcgaggtaGTTCtagatcggtccccatcatcttcccgaccaggggggttactcctgcttttgtccggtccccgagaattggctctgtcagtggtcctccaaccaacattattatttcttgctccctcggtggctgcttgtgccgcggcttgagcattggcttgggccaactgagtagccgcctctacagcaagtgctgcttcacgatgtctccggtcgacttcctcctgtcgctgtctgagctcttcgcttctagcctccatatcgcgcctttgctgctctaacgcagctctctgcctggccatctcttcagcgaaagactcatgtcgagcattgaattgcaccatctcctcttggaaagcacctattgtttcctggagttgttcaacttttggagtggtctcctcgagaaagaccctgggctcagtttTTGGGTTCTGCGGTTtgggaccttctgatctagcaggctcttttgacgtgcctgactttttaGATGCCACACTGGTATTCTTGGTGCCATCTTGATAcgatagtcgtgtgtttcttctcttcaggctctcaatgaaagcaccaaaatgttgacaacgattttggccaacgacgagtagatgtcaaaactacaatgaaccttcaagagaaaaatatgaccgattcttgttgatgccgttactgggatcttttgcgtagccctgctctgtttaGTCGTTCCACATCACACCcaggaggaaaactgaagggccaaagcacttgactggtcggccaaacacttggctggtcggacaagcacataattgggcggacaagcaccagactggtcggacaagcacatgactgggcggacaagcacctgactggtcggacaagcacataactgggcggacaagcacttgactggtcggtcatgacacttctttggtctagcatgacacttgactggtcagttaaaaatcttcaccggtcggacagaaattctatcagatcggtcagatcactttatcacaacttcaaagagccaacacatttattgactattaatgtgtcattcacggaccatgtattgccacttgtcacttctgattgtcacgtcatcgaactccaatttttggggataacaatccCTATCAAAGGAGGTAATGGAAATCTCTAGCTTTGTTGTTGAATTGTTGTTGTGATGAATCTTGGTTTTATGATTTTTGGTGTTGGTTGTAGTTTTGATGGATTATTTTGATGGGGGTTTCGGCCAAGCATGTGTAGAGGAttctcattattttattattttatgttgcTATGCTGGATACATGTTTTAGGGCTATTATTATTTCTCTTAAACTTTGATAATCACACTTATCTTTCTTTTAAAAGGAAGCATGATGAGTTTAAATGATGAATCTTGTTATTGAACCCTATGTGTGATTCGGCCTAGGAGTATGTTTTAGGGTTTGTGTTGTTTTCCTTCATATTCTCGTAAGCATGCAAAAAGATTTGAGTTGTTTGACCAAGAGTATAGGGTTTCAGCCTAGGGGTCCTTTTTGTATGTTGGGTTATTTtggttagagaatatatgttattgctcaatggaaaagtggaaaaaccaaaatacaactctatgcaaaaaaatacaatagacaaggtaattgattaaataaatattacaactcaattgctcaaaaaacaagtaaatagaaataagaaaaggaagagaattataagaactaaaaccctaaaacaaaagataccaatgaatatgtaaatagaaatagaagtagaggattacaaactcaatacaccaataatacaagaagaacaacagaatgaaaagatcaatgaaaaaaatgtaatgccccaaactccagggaccgttacggtgtgccttgtaaacagtgctaaactcgctaaccgagtcatttggccaaaatcgtgaactaagtatgattaacagtttagggattaaacattttggttaagaggtaacgtttcactagaacgtttaacatatacattgggatcccgaaaatataatttcagagtttattacaaaaaacatttacaacaggccgttctaagcggcaaaacagggttcaaccctagttccactttaaacctcggccatggcggacgagcagctgcatatgtacacgtcatcacctaagctcttcaactcaaggatggtccagcttcctcttgcctttacctgcaccacgtagcacccgtgagccgaagcccagcaagaaaacacaatataacatgatataatatcaactataCCCATAGCAACCATTTGGAACCAATGATCCATCcaggtaggtgacaatagccaaaagtcacaataatgagcatcgctccctctagccacgtgacgatagggtcaccatggctcaactgataagtgtttCTTTCATAAGATtggttaggataggtgcatggtgattagtcaccaacataaccttcctcacgactctagagtcgaaactatggacaacgtcccttagccatgtgacaaacggtcaccggggtcatataccttggctatagtcatctggtcgtagaccaggcaagcgcttatagttctcattgaccttccggtcggtctagcattaataccccatatgagtcattcaatgccgaccttgattagatccaatctttaatcggcccggtgctcacaacgcactgccatttctgacccttgggtcggtaaaacacgaccagtgctcagcccgtggtgaactcaactaataagtcacagcttcacagacggatctgacaccattgtcgattctgactaataagtcagtgccatacacaggtaagccatgccaccaaacatatatcacatgtccaatgtcCATAAACAAGGTACTTAGCATGTttactaacagataccagtacaattaggaccatgcacaaccacagaggctcaagctctgaacaatatcatacccagtatacaaagcatgtcctaatcacatgttccttatgcatcatatgcattatattcaacaatccaacatgcaccaataacagccatgcatgtcacgtttaatagccaaccaacatgcatcaagaatagccatgcatgtcataaataataatcaaccgtcatgcatcaataataaccacgcatgtcatactcattagtcaaccaacatgcatcataataaccatgcatgtctcatatcacagggtgcagttctcttacctccggttcgagtgagagttagaacaagaacgacccctgagaacgattgatccttaatcctttaacagtcacctagtcatagccaaaacaacctccaattaatgaaaattacca
This genomic interval from Humulus lupulus chromosome 8, drHumLupu1.1, whole genome shotgun sequence contains the following:
- the LOC133798732 gene encoding uncharacterized protein LOC133798732, whose product is MAWVAPTSSSSSAIAVASKFTSTCHNHHLCPPRPSSFSSSFRVLCRSGSSSRSLPTGHLKFSLHDALDSSGIETSHAREAREGFCSQIEKLSGIERETSISINRHVDLGKTALYIAAEDDSLVSHSSVPLPVDAFVDRLDDLSMGYCSHYNSSFRSSPEKFLDSLEKYLYDKKGFRRSNARFQLEPRSLYLHSVLTHRSGSLTILSLIYSEILKMLRLWGLLDFDVEIFFPHDFHNLPRGYHKLKSKESDHSHVLTSQALLVEMLENLKEAFWPFQDDQTGTLFLRAARAANCIDRPNINEDSGFRLASAKAAQHRLERGVWTSVRFGDMRRALAACERLILLETDEKELRDYSILLYLCGFYEQSLDYLKLYHESKVPSTQKQQSPDPLSSLEEDAVNKLMVRLNLISMEEGWSKPSFARNFLGNNSEPW